CCGCGCACCAAGGCCGTCATGCCGGTCCATCTGTTCTGCCAGCCCGCCGACATGACCGCGGTGCTCGCCGTCGCCGAACGCCACGGCCTGCTCGTCCTGGAGGACAGCGCCGAGGGCATCGGGATGCGGCTGAACGGACGCCACACCGGTCTGATCGGGGCGGGCGGCGTGCTGTCGTTCTTCCCGACCAAGACGCTCGGCGCGCTCGGCGACGCCGGCATGGTGCTGACCGACGACGACGCGCTCGCCGGCGCCGTCCAGCGGCTGCGCGACCACGGCCGGCCCGCGCTGCCGCACCCGTCCCCGGCCTCCGGTGCCAAGCCCGCCGCCGCCCCGGCGGCACGCGCCGAGTACGCGCGGCAGGGCGAAATCGCGGGCACCAACAGCAAGATGGACGAACTCCAGGCCGCGGCCCTGCTCACGAAGCTGACCACGCTGGACGACGACATCCGCCGCCGCGCCGTGCTGGCCGACGCCTACACCCGCCGGCTGCGCGGCATCCCCGGCGTGCGCGGGCTGCCCGCGGTCGTGGAGCGCGGCGAGCCGGTGGATCCGGTGTTCTACGTCTATCTCATCGAGACCGACCGGCGCGACGCCCTCGTCTCGCACCTCGCCGCCGCGGGCATCGGCACCGAGACGTACTACCCGCTGCCGCTGCACCTCCAGCCGTGCTTCGCCCATCTCGGCCACCAGGAAGGCGACTTCCCGCACGCCGAGGCGGCCAGCCACCGCACCGTGGCGCTGCCGCTCTACCCCGAGCTGACCCTCGCGCAGCTCGGCCGGGTGTGCGACGCCGTCCGCTCCTTCTTCACCGGGAGTACGTCATGACCACCGAGACCTCGCCCGCACAGGCCGCCCCGACCCGCGTCGCCGCGGCCACGGCGACCACCGAGACCGTCCCCTACGCGCACACCCGGCTCCCCGACGCGGACCGTGAACTGCTGCGCGAGGTGCTGTACGAGGTCGGTACCGACCCCGAGCAGAAGTTCATACTCGGCCGCCGCACCGCCGAACTGGAGCGGCGGCTGGCCGACCGCGCGGGTGTGCGCGACGTCGTCGCCTGCGCCAGCGGCACCGGCGCCCTCGTCCTCGCCCTGCGGGCCGTCGGGGTCGTCCCCGGCGACGAGGTGATCGTGCCCGCCTTCGGCGCGGAACCGCTGGCCGCGACGGTGCTCGGCGTCGGCGCGGTGCCGGTCTTCGCCGACGTCGACCCGGTGACGATGGTCATGGACCCCGTCGACGCGGAGAGCAGGGTGACGGAGCGCACCCGCGCGGTCGTCCCCGCCCACACCTTCACGACGATGGCCGACATGCCCGCGATCATGGCCTGGGCACGGCGGCGCGGCATCGCGGTCGTCGAGGACGCCGCGGTTGCCCAGGGCGCGACCCTGGGCGGCCGGGCGGCCGGCACCTGGGGGGACATCGGGCTCTACTCGTTCTTCCCGGTCAAGCCGTTCGGGATGCCCGGCGAAGGCGCCGTGGTTCTCTCCGACAACCCCGAACTCGCCACGCTGGTGCGGCGGTTGCGCAACCACGGGCAGGACGGTGTGCAGCGCTTCGTGCACCACGAGGTCGGTCTCAACAGCCGCTTCGACGAGGTGCTGGCCGGCTACCAGCTCGCCCGGCTGGACCGCGCCGAGGACATGATCGCCCGGCGTGCCGCGATCGCCGCGCACTACAACTCACGGTTCGCGGCGCTGCGCGGGAGCGGTCTGCTCGCCCCCACCACCGGCGCCGACGGCCAGTGCCACTACGTCTACGCCGTACAGACCATCTGCCGGGACTCGCTGGCGGCGCACCTCGCCGCGCACGGCATCGGCAGCCGCGTGTACTACCCGGTCCCGCTGCCGAGGCTGTCCGCCTTCGCCGCGTACGCCGGGGAGGGCGCGGACGGACGCCGTCCCGGTACGGAACTGGCGAGCGCGCGCCATCTCGCGCTGCCGCTGAATCTCAATCTGACGGACAGTCAGGTCGAGCGTACGGCCGACGTGGTCTGCGCCTTCTTCGACTGACCACCGGCGCGGCCCCCCCCATGCGCGCGGTCGGCCGCTTTCGCCCGACCGCCGTCGCCGACCGCTGTCGCCCGACCCTGACCAACTGACCAATCTTCTCCGACGGGAGCAACCGTGAAAAGCAAGGTCGTCGTTGTCGGGCAGGGGTACGTGGGCCTGCCACTGGCCGTCCGGGCCGCCCAGGCCGGCCACCAGGTGGTCGGCTACGACGTGGACACCGACCGCGTCAAACGGCTCGTCAGCGGTGAGTCCTACGTCGAGGACATCCCCGACGCACAGCTCGCCGTCCTGCTCGACCGGGGCACCTACCTGCCCACCACCGACCCCACGGACCTCGACGGCTTCGACATCGCCGTCGTCACCGTGCCCACCCCGCTGCGGGACGGCGCCCCCGACCTCTCGTACATCGAGTCGGCCGCCCACACCCTCGCCGGCCGGCTGCGCCCCGGCGCGACCGTGGTCCTGGAGTCGACCACGTACCCCGGCACCACCGTCGAACTGCTCGTCCCGCTGCTGGAGGAGGGCTCGGGCCTTGTCGCCGGCCAGGACTTCCACCTCGGCTACAGCCCCGAGCGCATCGACCCCGGCAACCCCACCTGGCGCCTGGAGAACACGCCCAAGGTGGTCTCCGGCATCGACTCGGCCTCCCTCACCGCCGTACAGGCCTTCTACGACACGATCACCAGCAACACCGTGCCCGTGCGCACGACCGAGGTCGCCGAGCTGTCCAAACTGATCGAGAACACCTTCAGGCACGTCAACATCGCCCTGGTCAACGAGATGGCGATGTACGCGCACGAACTCGGCGTCGACGTCTGGGAGGCGCTGGACGCCGCCGCCTCCAAGCCCTTCGGCTTCATGCGCTTCACCCCCGGCCCCGGGGTCGGCGGCCACTGTCTGCCGGTCGACCCCGAGTACCTGTCCTGGCGGGTCAGGCGCACGCTCGGCCGCAGCTTCCAGTTCGTCGAACTCGCCAACGAGATCAACGGGCACATGCCCGACCATGTGGTCCAGCGGCTGCTGCTCGCCTTCAACGCCCGCCGCAGGCCGCTGGCCGGCTCCCGGGTCCTGCTGCTCGGCCTCGCGTACAAGCCGAACACCGGTGACGCCCGCGAGTCGCCCGCGCTGCGCGTGGCGGAGCTGCTGCTCGGTCTCGGCGCCGAGGTACGCGCGGCCGACCCGTACGTGGTCGAGGCGGTCACCGTGAACAGCAGGCTGACCCGCTGCGACTTCACCGAGGAGGAGCTGGCGGCGGCCGACGCGGTGGTGCTGCTGACCGACCACGACGCCTTCGACTACGAACTCGTCGCCCGCGCCTCGGACTTCGTCCTGGACTGCCGGCACCGGCTGGAGACCGGCCCCACCGTCGAAGTCCTCTGAAGTCCTCCGAGCGGTGATCGGGCGAGCAAGGCGAGCGAGAGACCGGCCGCAATCCGGGCCGTCCAACGGGAGACGGAGACACAGACGTGAGTGACGGACATCCGGAGGTCTGCATCGTCGGCGCCGGGCCTCGCGGGCTCTCGGTGCTGGAACGGCTCTGCGTCAACGCGCGCCGGGGCCTGCCCGGCGGCTCCACCCTCACGGTGCACGTCGTGGACCCGCACCGGCCCGGCGCCGGCGGGGTGTGGCGCACCGACCAGTCCCACCATCTGCTGATGAACACCGTCGCCTCGCAGGTCACGCTGTTCACCGACGAGAGCGTGGAGATCGACGGCGAACTCGCCCCCGGCCCCAGCCTGTACGACTGGGCGGTCGAGACGGCGGCGGCGCCGGGGGAGGGGACCGGGGAGGCGTACGACGACCAGGTCCGCGCCGAGGCCCGCGACCTCACCCCGGACTCCTACCCGACCCGCGCCTTCTACGGCCACTACCTGGAGTGGGTCTTCCGGCACGTCGTCCGCACCGCGCCGACGCATGTGCGCGTCGTCGTCCACCCGTGGCGGGCGGTCCGGCTGGACGGCGCCCCCGAAGGACCGCAGAGCGTGCACCTCGCCGACGGCTCCCGCGTGGAGGGCCTGGACGCGGTTGTCCTGGCCCAGGGCCATCTCGCCGTCCGGGGCGGTCCCGGCGAGCATGAACTCGCCGGCTTCGCGCGGGCCCACGCGCTGACGTATGTCCCGCCCGCCAACCCCGCCGACACCGACCTGTCCGCCGTCCGGCCGGGCGAGGCCGTCGCCCTGCGCGGACTCGGGCTCAACTTCTTCGACCATCTGACGCTGTTCACGCTCGGCCGTGGCGGCACGTACACCCGAAAGGACGGCCGGCTCGTCTACGGCCCGTCCGGACGCGAACCGCGCCTGTACGCCGCCTCCCGGCGCGGCATCCCGTACCACTCACGGGGCCGCAACCAGAAGGGCGCGCACGGCCGGCACATCCCGCGGGTCCTCACCCCGGAGGTGCTGGAGCGGCTGCGCACAGCCGCCCGGCTCGGCGGCGGCCTCGACTTCGGCCGCGACCTGTGGCCGCTGATCGCCAAGGAGGTCGAGACCGTCTACTACACGGCGCTGCTCGCCCGGCGCGTCGGCGAGCGCGAGGCCGGCCGGTTCGGCGACCGGTATCTGAAGCCGGCCTGGGGATCGGCCGAGGAGTCCGACCTGCTCGACGCGTACGGCATCGGCCCCGAGGCCCACTGGGACTGGAAGCACCTCTCCCTGCCCCACGCCGACCAGGGCTTCCGGAGCGTCGGGGACCACCGCGACTGGCTGCTGGACATCCTGCGCCGGGACCTCGCCGAGTCCGAGGCGGGCAACGTCGAAGGCCCGCTCAAATCCGCCCTCGACGTGCTGCGGGACCTGCGCAACGAGATC
This window of the Streptomyces niveus genome carries:
- a CDS encoding DegT/DnrJ/EryC1/StrS family aminotransferase, with the protein product MDSKAMPAPASTVPFFTQAESFERLWPRLSAYLDEVCESGTYSNGPKTAELEAALRAYTGARHAIAVGNGTDALVLLLRAAGIGPGDEVIVPAFSFFASASSVALVGAVPVFADVDPLTYNLDPAALEALITPRTKAVMPVHLFCQPADMTAVLAVAERHGLLVLEDSAEGIGMRLNGRHTGLIGAGGVLSFFPTKTLGALGDAGMVLTDDDALAGAVQRLRDHGRPALPHPSPASGAKPAAAPAARAEYARQGEIAGTNSKMDELQAAALLTKLTTLDDDIRRRAVLADAYTRRLRGIPGVRGLPAVVERGEPVDPVFYVYLIETDRRDALVSHLAAAGIGTETYYPLPLHLQPCFAHLGHQEGDFPHAEAASHRTVALPLYPELTLAQLGRVCDAVRSFFTGSTS
- a CDS encoding DegT/DnrJ/EryC1/StrS family aminotransferase is translated as MTTETSPAQAAPTRVAAATATTETVPYAHTRLPDADRELLREVLYEVGTDPEQKFILGRRTAELERRLADRAGVRDVVACASGTGALVLALRAVGVVPGDEVIVPAFGAEPLAATVLGVGAVPVFADVDPVTMVMDPVDAESRVTERTRAVVPAHTFTTMADMPAIMAWARRRGIAVVEDAAVAQGATLGGRAAGTWGDIGLYSFFPVKPFGMPGEGAVVLSDNPELATLVRRLRNHGQDGVQRFVHHEVGLNSRFDEVLAGYQLARLDRAEDMIARRAAIAAHYNSRFAALRGSGLLAPTTGADGQCHYVYAVQTICRDSLAAHLAAHGIGSRVYYPVPLPRLSAFAAYAGEGADGRRPGTELASARHLALPLNLNLTDSQVERTADVVCAFFD
- a CDS encoding nucleotide sugar dehydrogenase; translation: MKSKVVVVGQGYVGLPLAVRAAQAGHQVVGYDVDTDRVKRLVSGESYVEDIPDAQLAVLLDRGTYLPTTDPTDLDGFDIAVVTVPTPLRDGAPDLSYIESAAHTLAGRLRPGATVVLESTTYPGTTVELLVPLLEEGSGLVAGQDFHLGYSPERIDPGNPTWRLENTPKVVSGIDSASLTAVQAFYDTITSNTVPVRTTEVAELSKLIENTFRHVNIALVNEMAMYAHELGVDVWEALDAAASKPFGFMRFTPGPGVGGHCLPVDPEYLSWRVRRTLGRSFQFVELANEINGHMPDHVVQRLLLAFNARRRPLAGSRVLLLGLAYKPNTGDARESPALRVAELLLGLGAEVRAADPYVVEAVTVNSRLTRCDFTEEELAAADAVVLLTDHDAFDYELVARASDFVLDCRHRLETGPTVEVL
- a CDS encoding FAD/NAD(P)-binding protein, with the protein product MSDGHPEVCIVGAGPRGLSVLERLCVNARRGLPGGSTLTVHVVDPHRPGAGGVWRTDQSHHLLMNTVASQVTLFTDESVEIDGELAPGPSLYDWAVETAAAPGEGTGEAYDDQVRAEARDLTPDSYPTRAFYGHYLEWVFRHVVRTAPTHVRVVVHPWRAVRLDGAPEGPQSVHLADGSRVEGLDAVVLAQGHLAVRGGPGEHELAGFARAHALTYVPPANPADTDLSAVRPGEAVALRGLGLNFFDHLTLFTLGRGGTYTRKDGRLVYGPSGREPRLYAASRRGIPYHSRGRNQKGAHGRHIPRVLTPEVLERLRTAARLGGGLDFGRDLWPLIAKEVETVYYTALLARRVGEREAGRFGDRYLKPAWGSAEESDLLDAYGIGPEAHWDWKHLSLPHADQGFRSVGDHRDWLLDILRRDLAESEAGNVEGPLKSALDVLRDLRNEIRLVVDHGGLTGRSHRDDLERWYTPLNAFLSIGPPAARIEQMIALVEAGVLTVLGPDMRVGTDPDRGVFTVEAPAVPGSATRVTTLVEARLPEPDLRRTTDPLLMDLLATGQCRPYAIADPELGAYETGGLAVTPRPYRLVDAEGRAHPRRFAYGVPTESVHWATAAGVRPGVNSVTLGDSDAIALAVLALPAGPPRPPVTDHQKSRTT